A portion of the Deltaproteobacteria bacterium genome contains these proteins:
- a CDS encoding ABC transporter permease: MLRETVLLALREIRRNVLRSSLTILGIVIGVAAVITMVTLGGGATAQVASDIAKLGTNLLQVRPGQARRGPGGTRSTGDMFKEDDAEAIAREISGLAAVAPTASQTTQAIFGNKNWSTAATGSTNSYLQVRDWALKNGRRFRSGELRAGKAVCILGATVRKELFGGQNPIGATIRLGKLSFEVIGVLESKGQSSFGTDQDDFVVIPLRTFQRRIAGNTDVSRIYVSARDGVSTKKVQQDIERLMHERRHIVSGKEDDFHVRDMQELVSTMTGTTRVLTGLLGAVAAVSLLVGGIGIMNIMLVSVTERTREIGIRLAIGALERDVLMQFLVEAVVLSSFGGLIGIVLGVGAAAVGARLLAVPFVFNPGIVAISFVFSAAVGVIFGYFPARQAGQMDPIEALRHE, from the coding sequence ATGTTGAGGGAAACGGTTTTACTCGCCTTGCGCGAAATCCGCCGCAATGTCTTGCGCTCATCGCTTACAATTCTGGGCATCGTGATCGGTGTTGCTGCCGTCATCACCATGGTGACCTTGGGCGGCGGGGCAACCGCGCAGGTGGCTTCCGATATCGCCAAACTGGGGACCAATTTGCTCCAAGTTAGACCCGGCCAAGCACGTCGTGGTCCTGGCGGCACACGTTCAACAGGTGACATGTTTAAGGAGGACGATGCCGAAGCCATTGCCCGGGAGATCTCGGGACTTGCTGCGGTAGCGCCGACCGCATCTCAGACTACACAAGCTATTTTCGGAAATAAGAACTGGTCTACCGCGGCTACCGGGAGCACCAATTCTTATCTGCAGGTCCGGGACTGGGCGCTTAAAAACGGACGCCGGTTCAGGAGCGGCGAGCTACGGGCCGGCAAGGCAGTGTGCATCCTGGGCGCTACCGTGCGGAAGGAACTCTTTGGGGGCCAGAATCCTATAGGCGCTACGATTCGTCTGGGAAAGCTCTCGTTTGAGGTGATTGGTGTGCTCGAATCCAAAGGGCAGTCCAGCTTCGGGACGGATCAGGACGACTTCGTGGTTATTCCCCTCCGCACATTTCAACGGCGCATTGCCGGAAATACAGACGTGAGCAGAATCTACGTTTCAGCAAGAGATGGCGTCTCAACCAAGAAAGTCCAGCAGGATATTGAGCGACTGATGCACGAGCGTCGGCACATTGTATCGGGCAAAGAAGATGATTTCCATGTCAGAGATATGCAAGAACTTGTCAGCACCATGACAGGGACAACCCGTGTGCTTACCGGACTGCTCGGGGCAGTGGCGGCGGTTAGTCTCCTTGTCGGCGGGATCGGTATTATGAATATCATGCTGGTCTCGGTGACGGAAAGAACGCGCGAGATCGGCATCCGGCTCGCCATTGGCGCCCTGGAACGCGATGTGCTGATGCAGTTTCTGGTCGAGGCCGTGGTGCTCTCTTCCTTCGGCGGGCTGATCGGCATCGTCCTCGGGGTCGGGGCGGCCGCCGTCGGAGCTCGCCTTCTTGCTGTTCCCTTCGTCTTTAACCCGGGGATTGTCGCCATCTCCTTCGTTTTTTCAGCTGCGGTGGGCGTCATCTTCGGCTACTTTCCAGCTAGGCAGGCGGGACAAATGGATCCGATTGAAGCGTTGCGTCACGAATAG
- a CDS encoding ABC transporter ATP-binding protein translates to MNTTPSEQTGKSPLIELKGVAKVYGTGRAAMYALRGIDLRIDQGAFVAVMGPSGSGKSTCMNILGCLDTPSAGVYLFEGVDAGKLSRDQRALLRRNYLGFVFQGFNLLNRTSALENVELPLIYRGTPSEERRVCALRALEAVGLKGWETHTPSELSGGQQQRVAIARAIVTNPKVLLADEPTGNLDSVCSREIMEVLAAFNTERGITIALVTHDADMAAYAKRIIRFLDGIIDSEEQNGGTA, encoded by the coding sequence ATGAATACCACTCCCTCCGAGCAAACCGGCAAATCTCCCCTTATTGAGCTGAAAGGCGTGGCCAAGGTATACGGCACGGGCCGCGCGGCCATGTACGCACTCCGAGGCATTGACCTGCGGATCGACCAGGGTGCGTTCGTGGCTGTGATGGGGCCGAGCGGGTCGGGCAAATCTACGTGCATGAATATACTGGGCTGCCTAGATACTCCCAGCGCCGGGGTTTACCTCTTTGAAGGCGTGGACGCGGGAAAACTGTCTCGCGACCAGCGTGCGCTGTTACGCCGGAATTATCTGGGGTTTGTGTTTCAGGGCTTCAACCTCCTCAACCGCACCTCGGCTCTGGAAAACGTGGAACTGCCCCTGATCTATCGCGGCACACCAAGCGAGGAGAGGCGAGTGTGTGCCCTTCGAGCCCTTGAAGCGGTCGGGCTTAAAGGATGGGAAACACACACGCCAAGCGAGCTGTCCGGTGGGCAGCAGCAACGGGTGGCCATCGCCCGGGCGATTGTTACTAATCCTAAGGTGCTTCTAGCCGACGAGCCTACCGGTAACCTGGATTCTGTCTGCAGTCGTGAAATCATGGAGGTGCTTGCTGCATTCAACACTGAGCGCGGCATCACGATCGCGCTGGTGACCCATGACGCCGATATGGCGGCCTACGCAAAACGAATCATTCGCTTCCTTGATGGAATTATCGACTCAGAGGAGCAAAACGGGGGAACTGCTTGA